A window of Vibrio ishigakensis contains these coding sequences:
- the thrB gene encoding homoserine kinase, translating into MSRSVTVYAPASIGNVSVGFDVLGAAVSPVDGTLLGDKVTVALGHSDFTLKAEGNFVAKLPSDPKQNIVYDCWKVFARELKNKGSELLPVAMTLQKNMPIGSGLGSSACSIVAALDALNQFHTNPLSETELLALMGEMEGQISGGIHYDNVAPCYLGGVQLMVEELDIISQSIPSFENWYWVMAYPGINVSTAAAREILPAQYRRQDVIAHGRHLAGFIHASYSNQPQLAAKMIRDVVAEPYRQRLLPGFPEARDYAATAGALTTGISGSGPTLFTICDSLEVAERVKAWLATNYVQNDDGFVHICQIDQKGSKITGSNL; encoded by the coding sequence CTCCTGCTTCTATTGGTAATGTGAGCGTTGGTTTTGACGTGTTGGGCGCGGCGGTTTCTCCTGTGGATGGCACTCTTTTGGGGGATAAGGTCACCGTTGCCCTTGGACATTCAGACTTTACCTTGAAGGCAGAGGGTAATTTTGTTGCCAAACTGCCATCAGACCCTAAGCAGAACATAGTGTATGACTGCTGGAAAGTGTTTGCTCGTGAGCTGAAAAATAAGGGCTCTGAGCTACTGCCAGTAGCTATGACACTACAGAAAAATATGCCAATCGGCTCTGGTCTTGGCTCGAGTGCTTGCTCCATCGTGGCAGCGCTAGATGCGCTAAACCAGTTCCACACTAATCCTTTAAGTGAAACTGAGCTTCTTGCCCTTATGGGTGAGATGGAAGGACAGATCTCTGGTGGTATTCACTATGACAACGTTGCCCCTTGTTATCTAGGTGGCGTGCAGCTTATGGTCGAAGAGCTGGATATCATTAGTCAGTCTATCCCTAGCTTTGAAAACTGGTATTGGGTAATGGCCTATCCGGGTATTAATGTCTCTACCGCTGCCGCGCGTGAGATATTGCCAGCGCAATACCGTCGCCAAGACGTTATCGCCCACGGCCGTCATCTTGCTGGTTTTATCCATGCAAGTTACTCGAATCAGCCGCAGCTGGCGGCCAAGATGATTCGCGATGTAGTGGCTGAGCCGTATCGTCAGCGATTGCTTCCGGGCTTCCCCGAAGCGCGAGACTACGCAGCAACCGCAGGTGCATTGACCACAGGTATCTCAGGCAGTGGTCCAACCCTATTTACCATCTGCGATAGTTTAGAAGTAGCAGAGCGCGTTAAGGCGTGGCTGGCTACAAATTATGTTCAAAATGACGACGGTTTCGTGCATATTTGTCAGATAGACCAAAAAGGCTCGAAAATTACAGGAAGCAATTTATGA